In a genomic window of Acidobacteriota bacterium:
- a CDS encoding glycogen phosphorylase, which produces MSPLPESSDLKRPEKNNAPEWKLTRVGLDALSIRQDFLENLFFIQGSFPGMATKNDYYQALAITVRDRLLQRWTETVQTYLRDKVRTVSYLSAEYLPGPRLAASMLNLGMAEETRAALAPLGLNLDELIEEEDEPGLGNGGLGRLAACFLDSLATLKIPAVGYGIRYEFGIFDQLIKDGWQLETADTWLRYGNPWEIRRPHIAYEVSLGGRTEHHQDDHGRNSVRWAAHEVIRGVAYDTPVMGYGVNNSNLLRLWSAETPESFDFNAFNAGDYVGAVLRSIRAGTVSKVLYPSDDSDTGKRLRLIQQHFFVSCSLQDMIRLYLQAGRPLDRFHERFAI; this is translated from the coding sequence ATGAGCCCTCTTCCCGAATCCAGCGACCTCAAACGGCCTGAAAAAAACAACGCTCCGGAGTGGAAGCTCACGCGCGTGGGCCTGGACGCACTGAGCATCCGGCAGGACTTCCTCGAGAATCTTTTCTTCATTCAGGGCAGCTTTCCCGGCATGGCCACCAAAAACGATTACTATCAGGCGCTGGCCATCACCGTTCGTGACCGCCTGTTGCAGCGCTGGACCGAGACCGTGCAGACCTATTTGCGCGACAAGGTGCGCACGGTGAGCTATCTCTCGGCGGAGTATCTCCCCGGGCCGCGCTTGGCGGCATCCATGCTGAATCTGGGCATGGCCGAGGAGACGCGCGCCGCGCTGGCTCCGCTCGGCCTCAATCTGGATGAGCTGATCGAGGAAGAAGACGAGCCGGGACTCGGTAACGGTGGGCTGGGTCGCCTCGCCGCCTGCTTTCTTGATTCGCTGGCGACCCTCAAAATACCCGCGGTCGGCTACGGCATTCGCTACGAGTTCGGCATCTTCGATCAACTGATCAAAGACGGCTGGCAGTTGGAGACGGCCGACACCTGGCTACGCTACGGCAACCCTTGGGAGATTCGCCGGCCGCATATTGCTTACGAAGTCTCGCTGGGTGGCCGTACCGAGCACCATCAAGATGATCACGGACGCAACTCTGTGCGCTGGGCAGCTCACGAGGTGATTCGCGGCGTGGCCTATGACACGCCCGTGATGGGCTACGGTGTGAACAACTCGAACCTCCTGCGATTGTGGAGCGCAGAAACTCCCGAGTCGTTTGACTTCAATGCCTTCAACGCGGGCGACTACGTGGGCGCCGTGCTACGCAGCATCCGCGCGGGAACCGTCAGCAAGGTTCTCTATCCCAGTGATGATTCCGATACGGGGAAGCGCCTGCGGCTCATCCAGCAGCACTTCTTTGTCTCCTGCTCGCTGCAGGATATGATCCGGCTGTATCTGCAAGCGGGGCGTCCGCTGGATCGCTTTCACGAGCGTTTCGCCATT